A part of Arachis hypogaea cultivar Tifrunner chromosome 12, arahy.Tifrunner.gnm2.J5K5, whole genome shotgun sequence genomic DNA contains:
- the LOC112726530 gene encoding uncharacterized protein: protein MSLPRDKAEFSNGVNDFLDFAYSIGYPQGEEILCPCAKCCNFLWHKRQTIYIHLIAFGFVNGYTRWIHHGESVVGMDVDSDSDNEIDSESETNSYDDMDALLNDRFRDVAQAEGIKEGMNEDAKKFYNLVEEASKELYPGCDGFSTLSFTIRLYLLKCQHGWSNASFTSLLELLKEAIPNLNIPTSFNKAKTMVRDLGLDYKKIDACPNDCMLYWKEYEKDTSCYECGASRWIVHPVVEADVLPSKKYHNIPVKTLRHFPLIPRLQRLFMCSATAKSMRWHDEERRKDEKLRHPADGQSWKDFDNRHTNFALDPRNVRLGLSSDGFNPYRTMSISHSTWPVVLMAYNLPPWMSMKQEYFMLSLLIPGPKSPGNDIDIYMQPLIEELKELWEVGVETYDASKNETFQMYAALMWTISDFPAYAMLSGWSTKGKLACPCCNHGTCSNYLKYSRKTCYMGHRAFLPEDHPWRANRRSFNGKVEYRQAPHVLSGTEALSQLEYVDNSFGKLKPKKDGPWKKRSIFFDLPYWQYNTSRHNLDVMHIEKNIVDSILGTLLDISGKTKDHTNARYDLQEMGIRKNLHPKKTNGRKKVKLAKACYSMTNAEKSIFCDVLKTAKLPDGSASNISRCVNLLERRISGYKTHDAHFMLHYLLQIPIKGILPDQVAVPLIRLSSFFRQLCQKSITLQEIDQLEEDIVTTLCQLERIFPPSFFDIMIHLPIHLANEVRLGGPVQFRWMYPPERYMCTLKSYVRNRSRPEGSIAEAYLVEECLTFCSRYLHSGVQTKLNRQPRNNDEPNNSMMETTDAFSNLFPKRGVPLGAKKGEPFLLDDKSREQVHSYILLNCHKIDDYVSEHETYQQGTRWMRAKNHSKNFPTWFKTRALRHDVPNWIKELSRGPTQCAKRYSGYFINGYRFHTRQREVRRKTQNSGVTLVALTTSFASTKDANPIHENVSYYGRVNDIIELDYYGNFKVTLFKCDWYEAREDAYGSTYVHFNKKCYQEEPFVLACQVHQCVTKQE from the exons ATGAGTTTACCGAGAGATAAAGCTGAGTTTAGTAATGGTGTCAATGACTTCTTAGACTTTGCTTACTCCATCGGATACCCACAAGGAGAGGAAATCTTATGCCCTTGTGCAAAGTGTTGTAATTTCTTGTGGCACAAAAGACAAACAATTTATATTCATTTGATTGCCTTTGGATTCGTTAATGGTTATACGAGATGGATTCATCATGGGGAAAGCGTAGTCGGCATGGATGTTGATAGCGATAGCGATAATGAGATTGACAGTGAGAGTGAGACTAACTCGTACGACGACATGGACGCCTTGTTAAACGATAGATTTCGGGATGTGGCACAAGCGGAAGGGATAAAAGAAGGTATGAATGAAGATGCAAAGAAATTCTATAACTTGGTTGAAGAGGCTAGCAAAGAACTGTATCCCGGTTGCGACGGGTTTTCTACGTTGTCTTTCACCATCCGACTATACTTGTTAAAGTGTCAACATGGGTGGAGTAATGCCTCTTTTACTTCTCTCTTAGAGTTGCTAAAAGAGGCTATTCCTAACTTAAATATTCCTACTTCTTTCAATAAAGCCAAGACTATGGTGAGAGACTTAGGTCTTGACTATAAAAAGATTGACGCATGCCCGAACGATTGCATGCTATATTGGAAAGAGTACGAGAAGGACACATCTTGTTATGAATGTGGCGCTTCGCGTTGGATTGTGCATCCTGTAGTTGAAGCTGATGTTTTGCCTTCAAAAAAATATCACAATATTCCTGTGAAGACGTTGCGACACTTTCCCCTAATTCCCAGGCTTCAAAGACTATTCATGTGCTCAGCAACAGCTAAAAGCATGAGGTGGCATGACGAAGAACGCAGAAAAGATGAGAAGTTAAGGCATCCCGCTGATGGGCAGTCATGGAAGGACTTTGACAATCGTCATACAAATTTTGCTCTCGATCCCCGTAATGTGAGACTTGGCTTGTCAAGTGACGGATTCAATCCATATCGAACCATGAGCATATCTCATAGCACATGGCCTGTTGTTTTAATGGCTTATAATTTGCCGCCATGGATGTCTATGAAACAGGAATACTTTATGTTGTCGTTGCTAATCCCTGGACCAAAGTCACCAGGAAATGATATAGACATTTACATGCAACCTTTGATCGAGGAGTTGAAGGAGTTGTGGGAGGTTGGGGTGGAAACATATGATGCATCAAAAAATGAAACCTTCCAAATGTATGCAGCTCTTATGTGGACAATTAGTGATTTTCCGGCTTACGCAATGCTATCTGGTTGGAGTACAAAAGGGAAGCTAGCTTGCCCTTGTTGTAACCATGGGACTTGTTCTAACTATCTTAAATATAGTCGCAAGACATGCTATATGGGTCATCGTGCCTTTTTGCCCGAGGATCATCCATGGAGAGCTAATAGGAGATCTTTCAATGGAAAAGTAGAATATAGGCAAGCTCCACACGTATTGTCGGGTACTGAAGCTTTAAGTCAGTTGGAGTATGTGGATAATTCATTTGGGAAGCTAAAACCAAAGAAAGATGGTCCATGGAAGAAGAGGTCAATATTCTTTGATTTACCTTATTGGCAGTATAACACATCACGACACAATTTAGATGTGATGCACATAGAAAAGAACATAGTTGATAGTATTCTTGGAACTCTCTTGGATATTTCTGGCAAGACAAAAGATCACACAAATGCTCGATATGACTTGCAAGAAATGGGCATTCGAAAGAACCTTCACCCCAAGAAAACAAATGGTAGGAAAAAGGTGAAGCTGGCAAAGGCATGCTACTCAATGACCAATGCTGAAAAGTCAATTTTTTGTGACGTCTTGAAGACAGCAAAGTTGCCAGATGGCTCTGCTTCAAATATTTCTCGTTGTGTGAACCTTTTGGAGAGAAGAATATCTGGTTATAAGACTCATGATGCTCATTTCATGCTTCACTATTTGTTACAAATTCCTATCAAAGGAATACTTCCAGATCAAGTTGCAGTTCCTTTGATTCGACTTAGCTCATTTTTTCGTCAATTATGTCAAAAGTCTATCACATTACAAGAGATAGATCAATTAGAAGAGGATATTGTCACAACATTATGCCAATTAGAGAGGATctttcctccttctttcttcgACATAATGATTCATTTGCCTATTCATTTGGCTAATGAAGTGAGATTGGGAGGTCCAGTTCAATTTCGGTGGATGTATCCTCCCGAAAGATACATGTGTACTTTGAAGTCCTATGTTCGAAACAGAAGTCGTCCTGAAGGATCTATTGCAGAGGCATATTTGGTTGAAGAATGTTTGACATTTTGCTCGCGTTACTTACATTCTGGTGTCCAAACAAAATTGAATAGACAACCCAGAAATAATGATGAACCTAATAATTCTATGATGGAAACTACAGATGCATTTTCGAATCTATTTCCAAAAAGAGGTGTTCCTTTGGGTGCAAAGAAAGGTGAACCTTTTCTCCTTGACGACAAGTCCCGAGAGCAAGTTCATAGCTACATATTATTGAATTGTCACAAAATAGACGACTATGTTAG TGAGCATGAGACTTATCAACAAGGAACACGATGGATGAGAGCTAAAAACCATAGCAAAAACTTTCCTACATGGTTTAAAACACGTGCTTTGCGGCATGATGTTCCAAATTGGATAAAAGAGCTCTCTAGAGGACCAACCCAATGTGCAAAAAGATATTCTGGTTATTTTATCAACGGATATAGATTTCACACTAGGCAACGTGAGGTAAGACGCAAGACACAAAATAGTGGTGTTACTTTAGTAGCATTAACGACAAGCTTTGCAAGCACAAAGGATGCAAATCCAATTCATGAAAACGTTTCTTATTATGGTAGAGTGAATGATATCATTGAGTTGGACTACTATGGAAATTTTAAGGTTACATTGTTCAAATGTGATTGGTATGAGGCTAGGGAGGATGCTTATGGCTCGACATATGTGCATTTTAACAAAAAGTGCTATCAGGAAGAGCCTTTTGTATTGGCATGTCAAGTGCACCAATGCGTtacaaaacaagaataa